In Moorena sp. SIOASIH, the following proteins share a genomic window:
- a CDS encoding GGDEF domain-containing response regulator gives MNKPLRVLIVEDSQDDAELLVVELKNGGYEAIYERVEAPGAMNEALDNKGWDLVIADYFMPKFSAIGALLLLQKKGLDLPFIIVSGSIKENMAIAAMKAGAHDYFLKHQLARLVPAVERELREAKVRKNYRKAIKRLQDLTFYDELTGLPNRTLFLYYLRRCFKPVQPTHNRKCLPMAYPILPTLCWDEPIVGNTQKDNVFAVLCLTLSRYLLIQYSLGDLLSEQLLVATAQRLQKCIGDQDIVAQMRENKFGILLSNIQDLDQVKETAERIHQEISIPFELNGRVVSSNCYIGIVLSTMGYEQPKDLLRAADTAMYYAKLEGIGSSEVFHPSMQQRAIERLELETDLQQAIEYETLHLNYQPIVSLTTGKTIGFEALARWQHRTRIKISPSEFIPVAEETGLIIPLGEWILREACKQLSLWQEQFPDYSSLSISVNLSGIQLNQPQLIDQIDQICTTLELSGAKLKLEITESVLVDNASVATTILKKLKDRNIQLCIDDFCTGYSSFSYLNDWPIDIIKIDRSFISKGFTKGKNLDTVEAIVNLAKKLKIQVIAEGIETQEQKEFLQSLGCEYGQGFLFDEALTAETVTNLMLTKPDRFW, from the coding sequence ATGAATAAACCACTGCGAGTTTTGATTGTTGAAGACTCACAAGATGATGCTGAGTTGCTGGTGGTTGAACTAAAAAATGGTGGCTACGAAGCAATTTATGAACGAGTGGAAGCACCAGGAGCAATGAACGAAGCCTTAGATAATAAGGGGTGGGATCTTGTGATTGCCGATTACTTCATGCCTAAGTTTAGCGCCATTGGTGCCTTACTCCTCTTACAAAAAAAAGGGTTAGACTTACCGTTTATTATCGTCTCCGGCTCGATTAAGGAAAATATGGCAATCGCTGCTATGAAAGCGGGAGCCCATGACTATTTCCTTAAACACCAGTTAGCACGATTAGTTCCGGCGGTGGAGCGGGAGTTAAGAGAAGCAAAGGTGCGCAAAAATTACCGGAAGGCAATCAAGAGGTTACAAGACCTGACGTTTTATGACGAATTGACCGGTTTGCCTAATCGGACATTGTTTTTATACTACCTGCGCCGGTGTTTTAAGCCAGTACAGCCAACTCACAATCGCAAATGTCTACCGATGGCATACCCGATTCTACCAACTCTTTGCTGGGATGAACCAATTGTTGGAAACACTCAGAAGGATAATGTATTTGCTGTGCTATGTCTGACTCTTAGTCGCTACCTACTTATCCAATACAGTCTAGGTGATCTACTCAGTGAACAACTCCTAGTTGCTACTGCTCAACGCTTACAGAAATGCATCGGTGATCAGGATATAGTGGCACAGATGAGAGAGAATAAATTTGGGATTTTGCTCTCGAATATCCAAGACTTAGATCAGGTGAAAGAGACAGCTGAGCGTATCCATCAGGAGATTTCCATCCCATTTGAACTCAATGGGCGAGTCGTGTCTTCTAATTGCTACATTGGTATTGTCCTGAGTACCATGGGGTATGAGCAACCGAAAGATTTGCTGCGAGCGGCAGATACGGCGATGTATTATGCCAAATTAGAAGGTATTGGCTCCTCAGAAGTTTTTCATCCTAGTATGCAACAGAGAGCTATTGAGCGACTAGAGTTAGAAACCGACTTACAACAGGCAATTGAATACGAAACATTGCATCTTAATTATCAACCCATTGTGTCCCTGACAACGGGTAAAACTATTGGTTTTGAAGCCTTGGCGAGGTGGCAGCACCGCACTCGCATCAAGATTAGTCCTAGTGAGTTTATTCCGGTAGCAGAAGAAACAGGACTAATTATCCCCCTTGGTGAATGGATTTTGCGGGAAGCCTGCAAACAGTTAAGCCTTTGGCAAGAGCAGTTTCCTGATTATTCTTCTTTGAGTATCAGTGTGAATCTGTCTGGTATTCAACTCAACCAACCCCAGCTGATTGACCAGATTGACCAAATCTGCACCACGTTAGAATTGAGTGGGGCGAAGTTGAAGCTGGAAATTACTGAGAGTGTGTTGGTGGATAATGCCTCAGTTGCTACCACTATCTTGAAGAAACTAAAAGACAGGAATATACAGTTGTGTATCGATGATTTTTGCACCGGATACTCATCGTTTTCCTATCTAAATGATTGGCCGATCGATATCATTAAAATTGACCGTTCTTTTATTAGCAAAGGATTTACAAAAGGCAAAAATTTGGATACAGTAGAAGCGATTGTAAATCTAGCTAAAAAGCTAAAAATTCAGGTAATTGCTGAGGGCATAGAAACCCAAGAACAAAAGGAATTTTTGCAAAGTTTAGGATGTGAATATGGACAAGGATTCTTATTTGATGAAGCCCTGACTGCGGAAACGGTGACCAATTTGATGTTAACCAAGCCAGATAGGTTTTGGTAA
- a CDS encoding ATP-binding protein, whose translation MLNSYPMYLNLDAAINRDPLIVSPETLVTEAIARMIQLDSSYVLVQCQLSLVGIFTERDLLKVIVEGIGLSGLAIADVMTTELITQPATEVENVENIVKLLSRLRQHRIRHLPVVEECGRPTGIITENSLLQVLEPATMLATNQQVVDRVNQPTAQLEATNQELEAFAYSVSHELSAPLRRIKNFIKVLSEDYHHQLDLKGQHYLQRISANSQHMWKLIDDLLELSRVSGDPMHYQQVDLSKMVAEISLELTQTQPERSVEWVIAEGIQAYGDSRLLRIVLQNLLHNAWKYTCHHPQARIEFGVCPLSAPQIEGQEQTSDQAIAYFVRDDGAGFDMADADRLFIPFVRLHTEAEFPGNGIGLATVKRIIHRHGGRVWAKSAIEQGATFYFTLPPFRNYSL comes from the coding sequence GTGCTAAACTCTTACCCGATGTATTTGAACCTAGACGCAGCAATTAATAGGGATCCTCTGATTGTATCTCCCGAAACTCTAGTAACAGAGGCAATTGCCCGCATGATCCAGTTGGACTCTAGTTACGTACTCGTCCAGTGCCAACTGTCATTAGTAGGCATTTTTACTGAGCGAGATTTGCTGAAGGTCATAGTCGAAGGGATTGGGCTTTCTGGACTAGCGATCGCTGACGTGATGACCACAGAGTTAATTACACAACCAGCTACTGAAGTCGAGAATGTCGAGAATATAGTCAAGCTACTGTCTCGATTGCGCCAACATCGGATTCGTCATCTACCAGTTGTAGAGGAATGTGGACGACCGACAGGTATCATTACAGAAAATAGTTTGTTGCAAGTGCTAGAACCAGCAACAATGTTGGCTACTAATCAACAGGTGGTAGACCGAGTTAATCAGCCCACTGCTCAACTAGAAGCCACAAATCAGGAACTAGAAGCATTCGCCTATTCAGTATCCCACGAGTTAAGCGCTCCACTACGAAGGATTAAGAATTTTATTAAGGTTCTATCAGAGGACTATCATCACCAGTTGGATCTCAAAGGACAACACTATCTCCAACGTATATCTGCTAACAGTCAGCATATGTGGAAACTCATTGACGATTTGCTAGAGCTTTCGAGAGTTAGCGGTGACCCGATGCACTACCAGCAGGTTGATTTGAGTAAGATGGTTGCTGAAATTAGCTTAGAACTCACACAAACCCAACCTGAACGGAGCGTGGAATGGGTCATTGCTGAAGGAATTCAGGCCTATGGAGATAGTAGGTTGCTCCGGATTGTTTTACAGAATCTACTCCACAACGCCTGGAAATACACATGCCATCATCCCCAAGCCAGGATTGAATTTGGAGTTTGCCCATTGTCCGCACCTCAGATAGAGGGGCAAGAGCAAACCAGTGATCAAGCGATCGCCTATTTTGTCCGGGATGATGGAGCTGGCTTTGATATGGCTGACGCTGACAGATTATTTATCCCTTTTGTACGCTTGCACACCGAAGCCGAGTTTCCTGGCAATGGCATTGGACTCGCTACTGTAAAGCGTATTATTCACCGACATGGTGGCAGAGTCTGGGCTAAAAGTGCAATTGAACAAGGAGCAACGTTTTATTTTACCCTTCCACCCTTCAGAAATTATTCGCTATAA
- a CDS encoding NAD+ synthase codes for MKIAIAQLNPTIGDITGNAQQILEVANTAASQDVRLLLTPELSLCGYPPRDLLLNPKFRESMTTQVQQLAQQLPLSLAVLVGTVTPNTKAELAGGKPLYNSIALLEGGKVRQIFHKRLLPTYDVFDENRYFEPGRESNSFTIDDQPSAITTQNPHSPIKIGVTICEDLWNDEEFWGKRSYQVNPITDLVQQGVDLVVNLSASPYSAGKQKTREAMLRHSASRYHTPILYANQLGGNDDLIFDGCSVAFNQAGEMVCRARAFETDLVIVEYDRETNDLVTQPETTIQSPPSAAIAPAPASLDEEIWSALVLGVRDYTRKCGFKKVVIGLSGGIDSALVAAIATAALGPENVLGILMPSPYSSDHSVKDALSLAQNLGIKTHTLAIGSLMEGFDQTLASLFAGTEFGVAEENIQSRIRGSLLMAISNKYGYLLLSTGNKSEMAVGYCTLYGDMNGGLAVIADVPKTRVYSLCRWLNSKAEESQVNQDLQVSTVKVEPSDSSSNLQPDQLQPANLTDSNAKGEQPLSQTEIIPANILIKPPSAELKPGQVDQDSLPSYDILDDILERLIHQHQAPEQIIDAGHQPEVVNKIIRLVARVEFKRRQAPPGLKVTDRAFGTGWRMPIASRWL; via the coding sequence ATGAAGATTGCGATCGCTCAACTCAACCCCACCATTGGTGATATTACAGGTAACGCTCAACAGATTCTTGAAGTAGCCAACACTGCTGCGAGTCAGGATGTGCGTCTGTTGCTGACACCAGAATTATCCTTGTGTGGCTATCCACCACGAGATTTGCTGCTCAATCCCAAGTTTCGAGAATCGATGACTACACAAGTGCAACAACTAGCTCAGCAGCTACCATTGTCTCTAGCTGTTTTGGTGGGGACAGTAACACCGAATACCAAAGCAGAGCTTGCTGGTGGCAAACCTTTATATAACAGCATTGCTCTACTAGAGGGGGGAAAAGTACGGCAGATTTTTCACAAGCGACTTTTGCCCACCTATGATGTTTTCGATGAAAACCGCTACTTTGAACCAGGACGGGAGAGTAATTCCTTCACCATTGATGACCAGCCATCAGCAATCACAACTCAGAATCCCCACTCCCCAATTAAAATCGGTGTTACCATTTGCGAAGACTTGTGGAACGATGAAGAGTTTTGGGGCAAACGCAGCTATCAAGTCAATCCCATCACAGACTTAGTTCAACAGGGTGTAGACCTAGTGGTCAACCTGTCCGCCTCACCCTATAGCGCAGGTAAACAGAAAACTCGGGAAGCAATGTTGCGCCATAGCGCTAGCCGTTACCATACACCTATCCTCTACGCCAATCAGCTAGGAGGCAATGATGACCTGATATTTGATGGGTGTAGTGTAGCATTTAATCAGGCTGGTGAGATGGTATGTCGCGCCCGTGCCTTTGAAACAGACTTAGTCATTGTGGAATATGACCGAGAAACAAACGATCTGGTCACCCAACCAGAAACAACTATACAGTCTCCACCATCGGCAGCAATAGCACCAGCCCCAGCCAGCCTAGACGAAGAAATTTGGTCAGCCTTAGTCCTAGGAGTCCGGGATTACACCCGTAAGTGTGGTTTTAAAAAAGTCGTAATTGGTTTGAGTGGTGGGATTGATTCTGCTCTTGTGGCTGCTATTGCCACCGCTGCCTTAGGACCAGAGAATGTCTTGGGGATTCTCATGCCTTCTCCCTACAGTTCTGACCACTCCGTCAAAGATGCTCTCTCATTAGCACAAAACCTAGGTATTAAGACTCACACCCTAGCCATTGGTTCCTTGATGGAGGGGTTTGACCAAACCTTAGCCTCCCTATTTGCCGGGACAGAGTTTGGTGTGGCTGAAGAGAATATTCAATCCCGAATTCGGGGCAGCTTACTGATGGCGATCTCCAATAAATATGGCTATCTCCTGCTATCTACTGGCAACAAGTCAGAGATGGCAGTGGGTTACTGTACCCTCTATGGTGATATGAATGGTGGATTAGCTGTAATTGCCGATGTTCCCAAAACCCGGGTCTACTCCCTATGTCGGTGGCTAAATTCTAAGGCAGAGGAGTCCCAGGTTAATCAGGATTTGCAGGTTAGTACGGTGAAGGTTGAACCTTCAGACTCCTCTTCTAACCTTCAACCTGATCAGCTTCAACCTGCTAACCTAACCGACTCGAACGCCAAAGGCGAACAACCTTTAAGCCAAACAGAAATTATTCCTGCTAACATCCTAATCAAGCCCCCCAGCGCTGAATTAAAACCTGGTCAAGTAGACCAAGATTCCTTGCCATCCTACGATATCCTAGATGATATTCTGGAGCGACTGATCCACCAGCACCAAGCCCCAGAGCAAATTATTGATGCAGGTCATCAGCCAGAAGTGGTTAACAAAATCATCCGACTAGTCGCTCGTGTTGAATTTAAGCGCCGACAAGCCCCGCCAGGCTTAAAGGTTACTGACCGCGCCTTTGGTACTGGCTGGCGGATGCCAATTGCTAGTCGTTGGCTATAG
- a CDS encoding response regulator: protein MVQKILFIEDDDFNREVITEYLQLQGYDVCALPHGLTIKRDLADFQPDLILLDLKLPEVDGFTLIEKLKKSQWATIPIVILSAYSFPADKKRALRLGARRYLVKPALLREIEQAIEEEITN from the coding sequence GTGGTTCAGAAAATCCTATTCATTGAGGATGACGATTTCAATCGAGAAGTTATCACTGAATACCTTCAGTTGCAAGGGTATGACGTTTGCGCTTTACCCCATGGGTTAACCATTAAACGAGACCTCGCCGACTTTCAACCTGACTTGATTCTGCTGGATCTCAAATTACCAGAAGTTGATGGCTTTACCTTGATCGAAAAACTCAAGAAATCCCAATGGGCAACAATCCCTATAGTTATCCTTTCTGCCTACTCCTTCCCAGCAGACAAAAAGCGAGCTCTCAGACTAGGAGCTCGTCGTTATCTAGTCAAACCAGCGCTTCTCAGAGAAATAGAACAAGCCATAGAGGAAGAAATAACCAATTGA
- a CDS encoding nicotinate-nucleotide adenylyltransferase, translating to MVNIALFGTSADPPTCAHQAILQWLSHHYDQVVVWASDNPFKSHQTTLEQRSHMLKLLIEEIDPYQNPIRVSPDLSSPRTWETIALVKQRWGLQANLTLVIGTDLIRQMPRWYQIEQLLKQVQLLVIPRSGYGVDQASLEKLKHLGAQLAIANITVPSVSSTAYRENGDTTALTPLVKDYIHQEQLYQ from the coding sequence ATGGTCAATATTGCCCTGTTTGGTACCAGTGCAGATCCCCCAACTTGTGCTCATCAAGCCATTCTCCAGTGGCTATCCCATCACTATGACCAAGTGGTGGTTTGGGCCTCAGATAATCCATTCAAGTCTCATCAGACCACCCTCGAACAACGTTCCCACATGCTCAAGTTACTGATTGAGGAGATTGACCCGTATCAAAATCCGATCCGTGTCAGCCCCGACTTGAGTAGCCCAAGAACCTGGGAAACCATAGCACTAGTTAAACAGCGCTGGGGATTACAGGCAAACTTGACTCTGGTGATTGGTACTGATTTAATCCGTCAGATGCCCCGTTGGTATCAAATTGAACAATTGTTAAAACAAGTACAGTTGCTGGTGATACCTCGTTCAGGATATGGAGTAGATCAGGCTAGTTTAGAAAAGTTGAAGCATCTAGGAGCACAATTAGCGATCGCTAATATTACGGTACCATCAGTTTCCTCTACAGCGTATCGTGAGAATGGTGATACAACAGCACTGACTCCTCTGGTTAAGGACTATATCCATCAAGAGCAGTTGTACCAATGA
- a CDS encoding mechanosensitive ion channel family protein → MNNIIIILAEISLVILVFGLVNWLVGRLFKQLIRVAWFQKVNSNARNLRRNLQALIVICCIALCLVIVGGNGWLIYRGKDLKEYTLGLVSNIPKGFWITLGTGLGKCICLLMLVAFAMKPLQRLLNYGCVRAKKLEQITASDESIEDFFSYLTKILSSGLWLLSLIWCSQFLKVPESISKYLYVVLNIYVIIGIGLLILRSIVVIIDSIDNLTVQYSSPDNILRFYSNLRHLIPFFKRCLEYIIYVTMATLVVEQVEIIANLATYGSKAVKIIGIIFLSRGLIVIANLFLEEALLRYPKLTDVQRKKRLTIIPVLESLLKYLIYFGSGILILDTIEIDATPILAGAGIVGLAVGLGAQNLINDMVSGFFILFENYYLVGDYIQTGEAEGIVEAIELRTTRIRHFNGQMHIIRNGDIGSITNYSKDYIYAVVEVGIEYDADLDQVYRVIEKVGHQLKEKYSEVLEPTKVDGIEDFGDFDLSIRTITKVKPGKHRLIKLVLRKMIKDAFDQEGIELNAQDPVFILKQ, encoded by the coding sequence GTGAACAACATAATTATTATCTTGGCTGAAATCAGCCTGGTCATCTTAGTTTTCGGTCTAGTCAACTGGCTGGTGGGTAGACTATTCAAGCAACTGATCAGAGTTGCTTGGTTCCAAAAGGTGAACAGCAATGCTAGAAACCTCCGCCGGAACCTCCAGGCGCTGATCGTTATCTGTTGTATAGCGCTATGCCTTGTAATTGTTGGTGGCAACGGTTGGCTGATCTATCGCGGGAAAGACCTCAAGGAATACACACTCGGGTTAGTGAGCAATATTCCCAAAGGATTCTGGATAACCCTTGGCACTGGGTTAGGCAAATGCATCTGCCTTCTGATGCTAGTTGCGTTCGCCATGAAACCCTTGCAGCGTTTGCTCAACTATGGCTGCGTTCGGGCAAAGAAACTAGAACAAATCACTGCTAGTGATGAAAGCATTGAGGATTTCTTTAGTTACTTAACCAAAATCCTTAGCAGTGGACTCTGGCTGCTTTCCCTAATCTGGTGTAGCCAGTTTCTAAAAGTGCCAGAATCCATATCTAAGTATCTGTACGTTGTTCTGAACATCTATGTGATTATTGGAATCGGGTTGCTCATTCTGAGATCCATCGTGGTCATTATCGATAGCATAGACAACCTGACTGTTCAATACTCTAGCCCTGATAATATCCTGCGATTCTATAGCAATCTCAGGCATCTGATTCCTTTCTTTAAGCGGTGCCTAGAATATATAATCTATGTTACCATGGCCACCCTGGTGGTTGAGCAGGTAGAGATAATTGCTAACTTAGCCACCTATGGATCGAAAGCTGTCAAAATTATCGGTATCATCTTCCTGAGTCGTGGCTTGATCGTGATCGCCAATTTGTTCCTCGAAGAAGCACTGCTTAGGTACCCGAAGCTGACTGATGTGCAGCGAAAAAAGCGGTTAACGATTATTCCGGTACTAGAGAGTTTACTGAAGTACTTGATTTACTTCGGTTCGGGTATATTGATCCTCGATACCATAGAAATTGACGCCACCCCAATCCTAGCGGGTGCTGGCATTGTGGGGCTAGCGGTCGGTCTTGGGGCGCAGAATCTCATTAACGATATGGTTAGTGGATTCTTTATTCTCTTTGAAAACTACTACCTGGTAGGTGACTATATCCAAACAGGGGAAGCCGAGGGGATTGTGGAGGCGATTGAACTGAGAACTACCCGTATTCGACACTTCAATGGTCAAATGCATATTATTCGGAACGGGGATATTGGCTCAATTACCAACTACTCCAAGGACTATATCTATGCTGTAGTGGAAGTTGGCATAGAATATGATGCTGACCTCGATCAGGTGTACAGGGTGATCGAAAAGGTGGGACACCAGTTAAAAGAGAAGTATTCGGAGGTACTTGAACCGACCAAAGTGGATGGAATCGAGGACTTTGGGGATTTTGATCTGTCCATACGAACCATTACCAAAGTTAAACCTGGAAAGCACCGCCTGATTAAGCTAGTGCTTCGTAAAATGATCAAGGATGCCTTTGACCAGGAGGGAATTGAATTAAACGCTCAGGATCCGGTGTTTATTTTGAAACAATAG
- a CDS encoding ABC transporter substrate-binding protein, with translation MLKKAIVLVSIVLLACATVVAIDTFEGYQERITIAIAAPLSNASESAQRSGRAMVDGAELYINQVNKAGGVKGKKFKLEVYDDQGNPDVARQVAKKIAQSNAIAVIGHYSSGVSTAAGKVYQDHKIPAVTGSATADAVTESNRWYFRTIFSNSAQGTFIANYIQKILGSSKISLVSSPSTYGLTLGKTVEETFRELGGEVVSKWVLGDDIDQAIETIYQDLLALKNSGKDPGVIVMTANRNQVAGLIAKMKSSGMDFPIFGGDSLAEISLGQRFEDSPEERNEPGFFTNGIYAIAPIIFDISDDSGQQFRNEFEKQYKQAPGWVATCYYDAAKAIVEGIKRSDITWDDLPKDRLMLKESLATINSQETAFKGATRNIYFDYYGNAVAPVFVGIFDRRNFISAFSQLQIIPDLRAVANLEEQLDSGEIVKVGNNYMVKTHIVYTGMDINEISHIDEKTSSYLVDFYIWFRYQGDIPADQIEFTNYGIERLDSGEKLTLKEPIDTDLNDGINYKVYRVKGDFHEKFDFHDYPFDHQTLSARFRHLNLTRDKLIYVVDFVGMRDTTTEEVLKNWERAKVFQQITDWSVENATFFQDTVINDSTLGNRRFIDTDSDIEYSRFNVVIKIKRDLVSFSIKNLLPLLFFVVVGYLFMFLPFDHMSVEAVSGLLLAIVFYHLSLIEGLPEGVGYVVALDYAFFIVYVLNGLQLLMVVIGNSEGFQSGKIKISKLMEFGRVAFPVILVVYTSLLCWRYL, from the coding sequence ATGCTAAAAAAAGCCATCGTATTAGTATCTATCGTACTGCTTGCCTGCGCTACAGTTGTAGCAATTGATACCTTCGAGGGATATCAAGAGAGGATAACCATTGCGATCGCAGCTCCGTTAAGCAATGCTAGTGAATCAGCACAACGCTCAGGCAGAGCAATGGTAGACGGTGCTGAACTTTACATTAACCAAGTTAACAAGGCTGGCGGTGTTAAGGGTAAAAAGTTTAAGCTAGAGGTTTATGATGACCAAGGCAATCCGGATGTGGCACGCCAGGTTGCGAAGAAGATTGCTCAATCAAATGCGATCGCAGTGATTGGTCATTACAGTAGTGGCGTATCTACGGCTGCTGGCAAAGTTTATCAAGACCATAAGATTCCTGCGGTGACCGGCTCAGCTACTGCTGATGCGGTCACCGAATCGAACCGTTGGTATTTTCGCACCATTTTTTCGAATAGTGCTCAGGGTACTTTTATTGCCAATTATATCCAAAAAATTCTGGGATCTTCAAAGATTAGCCTAGTTTCCAGCCCCAGCACTTATGGCTTGACCTTAGGGAAGACTGTTGAAGAGACGTTTCGGGAGTTAGGGGGAGAAGTAGTCAGTAAGTGGGTATTAGGGGATGATATAGACCAAGCCATAGAAACGATTTATCAAGATTTATTGGCTTTAAAAAATAGCGGGAAAGACCCAGGAGTGATTGTGATGACAGCGAATCGCAATCAAGTGGCTGGATTAATTGCCAAAATGAAGAGTTCTGGGATGGATTTCCCCATTTTTGGCGGTGACTCTTTAGCGGAAATATCGCTGGGGCAAAGGTTTGAAGACTCCCCAGAGGAGAGGAATGAACCAGGCTTCTTTACCAATGGAATTTATGCCATAGCTCCGATTATTTTTGATATTTCTGATGATAGCGGTCAACAGTTCAGAAACGAATTTGAAAAGCAGTACAAACAAGCGCCGGGATGGGTGGCGACTTGCTATTATGATGCGGCAAAAGCCATTGTTGAGGGAATTAAACGCTCTGATATTACCTGGGACGATTTACCGAAAGACCGTTTGATGCTCAAAGAAAGCTTAGCAACTATTAATAGCCAGGAAACGGCTTTCAAGGGGGCAACCAGAAATATTTATTTTGACTATTACGGCAATGCAGTAGCACCAGTTTTTGTGGGTATTTTTGATAGAAGAAATTTTATTTCAGCGTTTAGCCAGCTGCAAATAATCCCGGACTTACGGGCTGTTGCTAATCTGGAGGAACAGCTCGACAGTGGTGAAATTGTAAAGGTTGGTAATAACTATATGGTAAAAACCCATATCGTTTACACCGGGATGGATATCAATGAAATTAGTCACATAGATGAAAAAACGTCCTCCTATTTGGTGGATTTTTACATTTGGTTTAGGTACCAAGGCGATATTCCAGCAGACCAAATCGAGTTCACAAATTATGGCATTGAGCGGCTAGATTCAGGAGAAAAATTGACCTTAAAGGAACCGATAGATACAGATTTAAATGATGGGATTAATTATAAAGTCTACCGGGTTAAAGGCGATTTTCATGAAAAGTTTGATTTTCACGATTACCCGTTTGACCATCAGACTCTATCAGCCAGATTTCGACATCTCAACCTAACCCGGGACAAGCTAATTTATGTAGTGGACTTCGTGGGAATGCGAGATACCACTACAGAAGAAGTTCTCAAAAATTGGGAGAGAGCTAAAGTGTTTCAGCAGATTACCGATTGGAGTGTTGAGAATGCTACCTTTTTCCAGGATACGGTGATTAACGATTCCACCTTGGGCAATCGACGATTTATCGACACAGATTCAGATATCGAATATTCCCGATTCAATGTGGTTATTAAAATCAAGCGGGATTTAGTCAGTTTCAGTATCAAGAATCTATTGCCTCTACTGTTTTTTGTGGTGGTGGGATACCTGTTCATGTTTCTCCCTTTCGATCACATGTCCGTAGAAGCAGTAAGTGGCTTGCTACTAGCGATTGTCTTTTACCATTTGAGCTTGATAGAAGGACTACCGGAGGGGGTTGGCTATGTAGTGGCTCTCGACTATGCCTTTTTTATCGTTTATGTACTCAATGGCTTACAGTTGTTGATGGTGGTGATTGGGAATAGTGAGGGGTTTCAGTCTGGTAAAATCAAGATTAGCAAATTAATGGAGTTTGGAAGAGTGGCGTTTCCAGTGATTTTGGTAGTTTACACGTCTCTTCTGTGCTGGCGGTATTTGTAG